A single genomic interval of Ovis aries strain OAR_USU_Benz2616 breed Rambouillet chromosome 9, ARS-UI_Ramb_v3.0, whole genome shotgun sequence harbors:
- the PLAG1 gene encoding zinc finger protein PLAG1 isoform X1, producing MATVIPGDLSEVRDTQKVPSGKRKRGETKPRKNFPCQLCDKAFNSVEKLKVHSYSHTGERPYKCIQQDCTKAFVSKYKLQRHMATHSPEKTHKCNYCEKMFHRKDHLKNHLHTHDPNKETFKCEECGKSYNTKLGFKRHLALHAATSGDLTCKVCLQTFESTGVLLEHLKSHAGKSAGGVKEKKHPCEHCDRRFYTRKDVRRHMVVHTGRKDFLCQYCAQRFGRKDHLTRHMKKSHNQELLKVKTEPVDFLDPFTCNVSVPIKDELLPVMSLPSSELLSKPFPSTLQLNLYNTPFQSVQSSGSAHQMITTLPLGMTCPIDMDAVHPSHHLSFKYPFSSTSYAISIPEKEQPLKGEIESYLMELQGGVPSSSQDSPASSSKLGLEPQLGSLEDSTGDLSLSKSSISISDPLNTPALDFSQLFNFIPLNGPPYNPISVGSLGMSYSQEEAHSSVSQLPPQSQDLPDPASTIGLGSLHSLSAAFTSSLSTSTTLPRFHQAFQ from the exons ATGGCCACTGTCATTCCTGGTGATTTGTCAGAAGTAAGAGATACCCAGAAAGTCCCTTCAGGGAAACGTAAGCGTGGTGAAACCAAACCAAGAAAAAACTTCCCTTGCCAACTGTGTGACAAGGCCTTTAACAGTGTTGAGAAATTAAAGGTGCACTCCTACTCTCACACAGGAGAGAGGCCCTACAAGTGCATACAACAAGACTGCACGAAAGCCTTTGTTTCTAAGTACAAATTACAAAG GCACATGGCTACGCACTCTCCTGAGAAAACCCACAAGTGTAACTATTGCGAGAAAATGTTTCACCGGAAGGACCACCTGAAGAACCACCTGCACACGCACGACCCCAACAAAGAGACGTTCAAGTGTGAAGAGTGCGGCAAGAGCTACAACACCAAGCTGGGCTTCAAGCGGCACCTCGCCCTGCACGCGGCCACGAGTGGCGACCTCACCTGCAAGGTGTGCCTGCAGACGTTCGAGAGCACCGGTGTGCTGCTGGAGCACCTGAAGTCGCACGCGGGCAAGTCGGCGGGCGGCGTGAAGGAGAAGAAGCACCCGTGCGAGCACTGCGACCGCCGCTTCTACACGCGCAAGGACGTCCGCCGACACATGGTGGTGCACACGGGAAGGAAGGACTTCCTCTGCCAGTACTGCGCTCAGAGGTTCGGGCGCAAGGACCACCTGACGCGGCACATGAAGAAGAGCCACAACCAGGAGCTCCTGAAGGTCAAGACGGAGCCCGTGGACTTCCTGGATCCCTTCACCTGCAACGTGTCGGTGCCCATCAAGGACGAGCTCCTCCCGGTGATGTCGCTGCCCTCCAGCGAGCTGCTGTCCAAGCCGTTCCCCAGCACGCTGCAGCTAAACCTCTACAACACTCCGTTCCAGTCTGTGCAGAGCTCGGGCTCTGCCCACCAGATGATCACCACCCTGCCTTTGGGCATGACTTGCCCCATAGACATGGATGCTGtccacccctcccaccaccttTCCTTCAAGTACCCGTTCAGTTCTACCTCATACGCCATCTCTATTCCCGAAAAAGAACAGCCCTTGAAGGGGGAGATTGAGAGCTACCTGATGGAGCTGCAGGGCGGCgtgccctcctcctcccaggaCTCTCCAGCGTCCTCGTCCAAACTGGGGTTGGAGCCGCAGCTTGGGTCCCTGGAGGACAGCACGGGGGACCTCTCCCTGTCCAAAAGCTCCATCTCCATCAGTGACCCCCTAAACACACCAGCATTGGATTTCTCTCAGCTGTTCAATTTCATACCATTAAACGGCCCTCCCTATAACCCGATCTCGGTGGGGAGCCTGGGGATGAGCTACTCCCAGGAGGAGGCACACTCTTCCGTGTCTCAGCTGCCCCCGCAGAGCCAGGACCTGCCGGATCCTGCCAGCACCATAGGGCTGGGCTCTCTGCACTCGCTGTCCGCAGCCTTCACCAGTAGTCTGAGCACGAGCACAACCCTGCCCCGTTTCCACCAGGCTTTCCAGTAG
- the PLAG1 gene encoding zinc finger protein PLAG1 isoform X2, producing the protein MATHSPEKTHKCNYCEKMFHRKDHLKNHLHTHDPNKETFKCEECGKSYNTKLGFKRHLALHAATSGDLTCKVCLQTFESTGVLLEHLKSHAGKSAGGVKEKKHPCEHCDRRFYTRKDVRRHMVVHTGRKDFLCQYCAQRFGRKDHLTRHMKKSHNQELLKVKTEPVDFLDPFTCNVSVPIKDELLPVMSLPSSELLSKPFPSTLQLNLYNTPFQSVQSSGSAHQMITTLPLGMTCPIDMDAVHPSHHLSFKYPFSSTSYAISIPEKEQPLKGEIESYLMELQGGVPSSSQDSPASSSKLGLEPQLGSLEDSTGDLSLSKSSISISDPLNTPALDFSQLFNFIPLNGPPYNPISVGSLGMSYSQEEAHSSVSQLPPQSQDLPDPASTIGLGSLHSLSAAFTSSLSTSTTLPRFHQAFQ; encoded by the coding sequence ATGGCTACGCACTCTCCTGAGAAAACCCACAAGTGTAACTATTGCGAGAAAATGTTTCACCGGAAGGACCACCTGAAGAACCACCTGCACACGCACGACCCCAACAAAGAGACGTTCAAGTGTGAAGAGTGCGGCAAGAGCTACAACACCAAGCTGGGCTTCAAGCGGCACCTCGCCCTGCACGCGGCCACGAGTGGCGACCTCACCTGCAAGGTGTGCCTGCAGACGTTCGAGAGCACCGGTGTGCTGCTGGAGCACCTGAAGTCGCACGCGGGCAAGTCGGCGGGCGGCGTGAAGGAGAAGAAGCACCCGTGCGAGCACTGCGACCGCCGCTTCTACACGCGCAAGGACGTCCGCCGACACATGGTGGTGCACACGGGAAGGAAGGACTTCCTCTGCCAGTACTGCGCTCAGAGGTTCGGGCGCAAGGACCACCTGACGCGGCACATGAAGAAGAGCCACAACCAGGAGCTCCTGAAGGTCAAGACGGAGCCCGTGGACTTCCTGGATCCCTTCACCTGCAACGTGTCGGTGCCCATCAAGGACGAGCTCCTCCCGGTGATGTCGCTGCCCTCCAGCGAGCTGCTGTCCAAGCCGTTCCCCAGCACGCTGCAGCTAAACCTCTACAACACTCCGTTCCAGTCTGTGCAGAGCTCGGGCTCTGCCCACCAGATGATCACCACCCTGCCTTTGGGCATGACTTGCCCCATAGACATGGATGCTGtccacccctcccaccaccttTCCTTCAAGTACCCGTTCAGTTCTACCTCATACGCCATCTCTATTCCCGAAAAAGAACAGCCCTTGAAGGGGGAGATTGAGAGCTACCTGATGGAGCTGCAGGGCGGCgtgccctcctcctcccaggaCTCTCCAGCGTCCTCGTCCAAACTGGGGTTGGAGCCGCAGCTTGGGTCCCTGGAGGACAGCACGGGGGACCTCTCCCTGTCCAAAAGCTCCATCTCCATCAGTGACCCCCTAAACACACCAGCATTGGATTTCTCTCAGCTGTTCAATTTCATACCATTAAACGGCCCTCCCTATAACCCGATCTCGGTGGGGAGCCTGGGGATGAGCTACTCCCAGGAGGAGGCACACTCTTCCGTGTCTCAGCTGCCCCCGCAGAGCCAGGACCTGCCGGATCCTGCCAGCACCATAGGGCTGGGCTCTCTGCACTCGCTGTCCGCAGCCTTCACCAGTAGTCTGAGCACGAGCACAACCCTGCCCCGTTTCCACCAGGCTTTCCAGTAG